TTTTGGACCGAGAAAACAGTGAACGATATTGCATCTTATTGTTTCTCAGAACTTAGTTTATTACATGAATATATGTATAGAATTCACTAGGTATTTCGTTTTTTTCTGTTATTGTGGAGAATCTCTTCCTCCATGCCCCTTTCTTCTTAAGTCCACAGGCACGGTTTATGAAATAAGGCAAACAGACCTTACGCCAAAATTCTAATCTAACTTGGCATTTTTGATGATAGAATTCCATCTGCGAAAATCTGTTGTCGTAAACTTACAACTTAAACGTAAAACCGTACAGTAGGTTTGGTTTTGttgttaaagttaaattaaaatttccatacatttaccaggtaagaataaaataatcctTACGTTATAACCAATGCACAGTTAGAAAAATCTACTCTTCAACTGTACCTATTCgcttaaaagtaaatttattattaaattcacgATACGACGATTCAAACGAGCACGAGTTACGTGGtccatattaaaaaaaaattgcaagtGAAAAATCTATTTCGTGATAAGCCTTGATCTCTTTGTGTAGTAACATTTAGCCAACATGTTGGAAAACTAATGCGCAGAAAACGTAACGAAACATTAATGTGAAAATTTGAAACCTACAAGCTATTTCATGATATACATGCCGGTGTCCCAGATATGTCGGGAGCGCAGTCCAATGCAACTGGCGAACGGAAATCGCCTAGCGACAACATTGTTGTGCGGTCTACCTTGTTCGACTTTGGATATGGGTGCCTACATAAGCCAAATCCACACGATCGATTTGAAATACTTATATCTTTCTAAATAGTAATACCTCTTCTTTGGTCTGTTTTTTTACACAATTCCCTGTTTACCTAGTTTGTACTATAAAGCACTCTCCTCATGCATGagagtttaaaaagtaaaatattttttcctctcTTGTTCGCAGGCGATGAACGTTTGACCGCGCGATGGATCAGCGAGATGGATGGAGTGGCGGAGAGTCGGTCGCGACTGAGAACTCTACTGAAAGTTCCCGAGCCGCGGAACGCGACCGGGTTCGAATTGAGTTCTACGCGACATATGACGTCATGACGGGCGTACGCATAGCCGCCACCCTTGGCGGCTTCTTCGCGTTAATGGTTTTTCTGATTGTTTATAAAAGCCGCAGTAAATCCGTGAAGGCTTTAAATGATCCAAAAATAGTAGAACTGGCCGAAGCTGTCGTGGCCGAAGAACAAGCTGTTGAGGAGGAACGCCAGCTCACCGCAGCCTTGGAGGAAGCTCTATCGGAGCGTGCGCGTTCGCGTACTTCTATAAGCGAAGAACCTCCTTACGTACGTACGACGCGATTCGCATCATACGGCGGGGGTTACGGCAGCTTATTAACGCCACCACGGCGTTTATCGACTATTCGCGGTGATTCACTTCCTGGGTCAGCTCTACGTTTCGCTGAGCGACGTGCATCGGCTGGACCCCGCGATCGACGTTTAAGTTCAGCGACGTGTTCGAGTTCAGGAAGTTCTTACTTGGAGAGACGTGGTTCATCAGTGGTGTGTGCTTTGCCTGAACGGCGTCTATCACCATGTCCTAGTGAGCGACTTGCGCCTCTTGCGTCTGTTGGTAGTGTAGGGCCGTCCTACGCTGTGGAGTGTGAGCTAGCATCAGTGGGTCCAGATTCAGTATTCGCGGAAGATGACGCGGACTCCACCGATGATGAGGTGGAGCAGTTTTCAACGGATAGTGGTGGCGGTGACGCGACGATTATAGGTGAATGCACAGAGCTATCAAGTCGTCCGGCACCACTTCCGTTGAGATTGGACCGCGCTTCTCATTCGCGCGAAACGTTGTTCTAGTCTATGCTGACGATTTCTAATCGTTCAGCTGTTACGTGTTAGttgacaaattaaaatatcgaCTTTGTTCATTCCTAAATaaactacataatttatttgtattttgacaTATCATAGGATGTGACGAATTTGACATATCATTTGGTTTTAAATCGccaaattgaaattttattcattcaataacacattattatatagTCTTATCTTCATTATAGTATTATCTtcattatagtattatattgGTCATCTATTGCTTCTTGTTGCGCGATTGAGTGACTTTTTGCCATATTTCTGCTTATACGCACGAGcgcttatatttaattaactattgaAAAGAACGAAAGTGTCGATATTTTAAtatgtgataataatttatgtaaataatagattgtttttgttgataaataattgaTGTTTCATAATGTTGATGTTCCCAGACCACGGCAAAATTATATAATCAATGTACTAATTAATGATGTATTATGTTGCATAATATGTATACATAGGTAGCAAATTAGTTACATTTTGCTAATGCCAATTTGTTTTGCTAACAGCTGATCagtacaataaacataattacgCATACTTACCTAATACCGCTGGTATTCACCATAGTGTTCGATTCGATGTAAAAGTAATATGTAAAGATTTGCCGAATTAGTCACTTgtagttacattaaattaatgtaattatttaatataatagttttcgAAGAATTTATGACTTCTGTAAATTGCCACTCTATTTACAAAGTTTTCAACTCTACCGGGCTAACCGTCGACCTCACTGAAAGCGCGGTTGACGATCAAACCAAGTATTGCCGACTCACATGGTGTTTGTACAATGTAGATATTAACTTGTTAGGGTAGATAGTCGTCAGTGAAGTCAATTGCGAAtgtgtatttgtattataattagtattacTACAGTTTTACTTAGAAATCAAGGGCACACAAGACCAATACGTCCTTTGAACAATAATTTGAAGTTGGAAGCG
Above is a window of Anticarsia gemmatalis isolate Benzon Research Colony breed Stoneville strain chromosome 7, ilAntGemm2 primary, whole genome shotgun sequence DNA encoding:
- the LOC142973992 gene encoding uncharacterized protein LOC142973992, which codes for MDQRDGWSGGESVATENSTESSRAAERDRVRIEFYATYDVMTGVRIAATLGGFFALMVFLIVYKSRSKSVKALNDPKIVELAEAVVAEEQAVEEERQLTAALEEALSERARSRTSISEEPPYVRTTRFASYGGGYGSLLTPPRRLSTIRGDSLPGSALRFAERRASAGPRDRRLSSATCSSSGSSYLERRGSSVVCALPERRLSPCPSERLAPLASVGSVGPSYAVECELASVGPDSVFAEDDADSTDDEVEQFSTDSGGGDATIIGECTELSSRPAPLPLRLDRASHSRETLF